GCCGACGGCCCGGTTTACTACGTGATCAGCGACCTCCATATCGGCGGCGACGAACAGCTGGGGGAGGTCGATTTTCTGGACGAGTTGCTCGGATTTCTCGAGCGCCTGGAGACGACCGACGAGGACGCGGAGCTACTGATCAACGGCGACGCGTTCGGACTGTGGGAGTTCACCGAGGTCGACGGTCTCGAGAAGTTCGACATCCTGACCGAGCGCTACCCCGAACTGTTCGAGCAGTTGCAGGCGACCGGCGAGTCGGTCCCGATCACGCTGTTGCCGGGCAATCACGACAGCGAACTCGCCGCGTACGACGAGTACGTCGAGCGGTTGGCCGAGTACAACGTCGACCTCGTCCAGTCCGAGTCGATCACCCGGTCGATCGGCGATCGGACGATCTGGTTCGAGCACGGGCACCAGCAGGATCCGAACAACCGATTCGAGGACTTCGGAAACGCCTACGAGACGCCGCTCGGCTACTTCTACAACACCCACGTGACGAGCCGGGCGGGCCGATTGTCCGATCGCGGGCGGTACAACTGGTTGAAGGACGTTCAGGCGATCACGCCGACCGAGCGCGTGCCTCGCTGGCTCCTCTCGAAGTACTTCTACCGCGAAATGAATCCGCTCTTGCGCTACGCCGTGATTCCGTTTCTGTTGCTGTTCAATATCAGCGTCCTCCTCGCGGTGCTGGCGGGACTGGACGTGATGGGCATCTGGACGATGCCGGTCGCGACGACGGATGCGGTTCTCGCCCGGTTGGGCCTGGTCGGAGAGGCCGTCCACTTCCTTCTCGTCGTGAACGTCGCTGTTGCCGGCATGATCATCCTCATCGGTATCCCGGTGTACTTCGTCCTTCGTGACGTCGGAGAGACCGTCGAGCGGTTCGGTATTTTCGAGACGGATCTCACGGTCGACCCCGAGGAGCCGTACGAGGAGGCCGCCCGGGAGGTGTTCGCCGATCGGCCGGAGACGGCGGTGTTTTGCTACGGCCACACCCATCGGCCGGGGGTCACCGAAGTCGACGGCAGGTTGCTCGTCAACACCGGAACGTGGCTCAAGCGCCTCCACCGGCGAGACGTCGTTGCCGGGGTACTCCCGCCGGTGTTCTACCCGTCGTATCAGCTGTGCGCCGTTCGCATCAGCGCCGTCCCCGACGGCGTGGCTGTCGAGTACGAGGAGATCGGAAAGCCAAGCCCCAGCGCGGAAGAGATCACCCTTACCGAGCGCCTGCTCACGCTGGGCCGGGAGCCGACACCGGAGCTGCCCGAGCGATCGGTCGTCAGCGCCCGGGTGCCGGAATCCGCGTCCGCGTCCACCGCGGACGAATGACCGAACTCGAGCCGCGTCCGATCGACGGCGATCAGTCACTCGAGACGACCGTCCGTTCGTCACTCGAGTCGTCCGCCGGTTAACCGAACGACGCCGAAGACGTGCGTCTCGTCTGCGACGGCCGCCGACCGCTCGCGGAGACGCGTGTGGGCGGCGTCGATCTTCGCGTCGAGTTTCAGATGGGGCTCGTTCTCGTAGCGCAGTTTCGTCGTCGGCGGCGTCGAGAGGACGACGATCGCCCGAAAGACGGCGTTGACCGGCGGCGCGTACCACGCCTCGCTCCGAGCGGCGTTGGCGAGAACGACGTGCCCGCCGGGACCGACGAGGTCACACCAGTCGTCGACCGCGCCGGCGGGGTCCTCGAGCATGCCGACGACGAACGTCGCGAGGAGCGCGTCGACGTCCGTTCCGGCGTCCAGCGTACCACCGTCCTCGTCGCTTCCGCCGTCATCGCCGGGCGGACCCAGCGGCGGCCGCGTCGCATCACCCCGAACGACGTGGACGTTGTCGTACTCGACCGTCAATTCTCGCGCCCGCTCGAGGACCGGGCCGGTGAAATCGATCCCGATCACGGTTCCGTCTGAACCGACCTGCTCGCGCAGATACGGCAGGTTCGCGCCCGTCCCGCAACCCATCTCGACGACGGTATCGCCGGGCTCGAGTCGGCAGGCGGCGGCCGCCCGTTTGCGTAGCGACGGAATACCCGGCGTTCGACGCGCGATGACGTCGTAGAGCGCCGCCCAACGGCCGTAAAACGCCTGCGCGTCTTCGGGTCCCACGCGCGCTCGCAGCGTGGAGCGAACTCCCGGCATCTCAGATCAGCGAGCGGACCGTATCCGAAACCGATTCCGCGTCCGGGCCGAGGACGTAGATCAGCGGCTCGATACCCATCCCGCCGGTCTGGTATAGCACCGTCGCCGCCGGCTCGTCTTCGATCGCAGCGCCGATGCTCGAGGCGATGTCACTCGACTCGTCGAACTCGGCGATGACGTGCCCGCCCTCGGTCACCTCGGCGAGCAGATCGGGATCGTATCTGATGTTGATCGCCGCTGACGCGTCCGCGCCGTGGTTGCGTGCGGCGAGCAACACCGTCGCGACGTGTTCGGAGACGCCGAACTCGGGATCGGCCGGCACCGTCGCCTTGCCCTTGACGTCGAAGATTCGTCCCGGAACGCCCGCGACGTCGTCGACGTCCTCCGCGTCGGGGGTGCAGGCGACCAGGTTCGAACCGACCGCCGGGATCAGCCCCGCGAAGCCGCTTGCGTTCTCGAGGATGCGGAGCCCGCGCCGGAGCGAGGAGAGCACCCGCTCGCTGGTGCGCAGATCGTTTTCGGGGTCGTGGACGCGGAAACTCGAGCCGTGATCGGCGAGTTCGGGAACGGCGTCCTCGTGAAGCTGTGCCAGCAGGTCTCCGCCGGTCTCGAGGGTCCGGATCAGCACCTCGATCTCGATCAGCGCCTGGACGGGCGTGACGTCGCCGTCTGCCAGCCCGTCGGCGAGTTCCCCGACCAGCGCCTCGACGCGTTCGTCGCCGGCGATCCGGTCGTTGGTTGCGACGTCGCCGTGGGCGTACTTCGAAACGGCGCTCTGGCTGATGCCGAGAACCTCGGCGACCTCTCTCTGGGTGAGTCCCCGCTCGCGGAGCTCGGCCGCGAGTAGCGACCGAACCGTGGGCAGAAACTCGTCGACGACGATCTCTTCAACGAATTGCATTTGTTATTCGGTGGTAGGACAGGGCGCGGGATAACTCTGTATCCTCGGTGCTCGCGACGGCTGGGGTCGCTTCTGGAGCCGCCGCGCGTTCGGTCGCACACGTCCATTCGCGCTCGAACGATCCCGCTCGTCACCGGCCCGGAACTGGAGCCCGCACTGGGTGTCTCCCCGGGACGGACGATCCGTCGTGGCGCTACCGCTGTGTGAGAAATGACCAAAACGTCCTATAGCAGGGTAATATACCGCCGTCATATGGCTGACGGCGATATCTCTCGACGCGAGTACGCTAAACTGACTGCACTGGGCGGGGGTGTCGCGGCGCTCGCAGGGTGTATGGAGTTCGGCGGAACCGACGATCCATCGGACGGCGAGTCGGCGGCCGAGATCCCGCCGGCACGAATGGAGACCGCCGGGTTCGCCGCCGTGCGGCGGTTCGACAACGGGAACTACAAACGAATGCACACCTACCGCAAGCGTCGGGCGATCGAGACGCTCCTGACCGATCCGGAGGTGCAGGCGCTCGTCGACGACTGGATCGGGAGCTTCGAGGCCTACGAGGTGCTTACCAACCACCTCGAGACGGTTAGCCTCCAGGGTCCGACGTCGCTCCGCGTCGACGAGAGCGGGTTCCCGGACGGCGAGCAGGGCGAGTTCGAGGTCACGGCGGAGAATCGACAGACGGTCTACGGCATCGTCGATCGCCGCCGCGACCAGATCGTCGCGCTCGAGATTACCGAGCCCCAGGATATCAGCTGGACGGTGACTCAGAGCCCCTACCAGATGGCGCTGGGGGAGGCGATCCACGACGCCGAGGCGGTCCAGGACGCGTTCGGCGACATGAGCGAGCGGGAGTGGTACCCGTCCTGGAAGGGGGCGACCGGGAGTTACACGGGACTCGCGGACCTCCCGCACGGTGCCGGCGGAACTGCGGTGATGCACGTGAAAGACGACGGCGAGTTGCAGATCGTCAGCGCGTTTATCGACGGATCGGACCCCCAACAACCGGAGATCATCGACGTCTCGATCCTCGATCGGGCCGTCGAGTACCCGCCCACCGAACTCGTCGAGACGATCGAGCCGGCCGCGGAGTCGGTGCTGGACGCGGTTCCGGGCGTTCCGACGGAGCAGCGGCCGTACTATACGGCCAACGACGGCCACCACCGGATCGAAGCGCCCGACGAGTCGTTCGAGCAGGATGAGTGGGCCGTCGAGTGGGAGCGCGCGGACGCCCAGGGGGTGACCGTCGGCGCGTCCTACCGGGACAGCCCGGTG
The genomic region above belongs to Natronorubrum halophilum and contains:
- a CDS encoding metallophosphoesterase, producing MADDADGPVYYVISDLHIGGDEQLGEVDFLDELLGFLERLETTDEDAELLINGDAFGLWEFTEVDGLEKFDILTERYPELFEQLQATGESVPITLLPGNHDSELAAYDEYVERLAEYNVDLVQSESITRSIGDRTIWFEHGHQQDPNNRFEDFGNAYETPLGYFYNTHVTSRAGRLSDRGRYNWLKDVQAITPTERVPRWLLSKYFYREMNPLLRYAVIPFLLLFNISVLLAVLAGLDVMGIWTMPVATTDAVLARLGLVGEAVHFLLVVNVAVAGMIILIGIPVYFVLRDVGETVERFGIFETDLTVDPEEPYEEAAREVFADRPETAVFCYGHTHRPGVTEVDGRLLVNTGTWLKRLHRRDVVAGVLPPVFYPSYQLCAVRISAVPDGVAVEYEEIGKPSPSAEEITLTERLLTLGREPTPELPERSVVSARVPESASASTADE
- a CDS encoding class I SAM-dependent methyltransferase yields the protein MPGVRSTLRARVGPEDAQAFYGRWAALYDVIARRTPGIPSLRKRAAAACRLEPGDTVVEMGCGTGANLPYLREQVGSDGTVIGIDFTGPVLERARELTVEYDNVHVVRGDATRPPLGPPGDDGGSDEDGGTLDAGTDVDALLATFVVGMLEDPAGAVDDWCDLVGPGGHVVLANAARSEAWYAPPVNAVFRAIVVLSTPPTTKLRYENEPHLKLDAKIDAAHTRLRERSAAVADETHVFGVVRLTGGRLE
- a CDS encoding thiamine-phosphate synthase family protein — protein: MQFVEEIVVDEFLPTVRSLLAAELRERGLTQREVAEVLGISQSAVSKYAHGDVATNDRIAGDERVEALVGELADGLADGDVTPVQALIEIEVLIRTLETGGDLLAQLHEDAVPELADHGSSFRVHDPENDLRTSERVLSSLRRGLRILENASGFAGLIPAVGSNLVACTPDAEDVDDVAGVPGRIFDVKGKATVPADPEFGVSEHVATVLLAARNHGADASAAINIRYDPDLLAEVTEGGHVIAEFDESSDIASSIGAAIEDEPAATVLYQTGGMGIEPLIYVLGPDAESVSDTVRSLI